One Camelus bactrianus isolate YW-2024 breed Bactrian camel chromosome 26, ASM4877302v1, whole genome shotgun sequence genomic window, GGTGGTAAGTGGACCTTGATCTTTAGTATGGACGGGAAATAACTTGATTCCCTGACTTGCAGATTAGAAAACAGTAGGGTATAAGGCCAGAGGGGGAAATCACACTACTGACCCCAGAGATGTGGGAGCGTTCCATGCCATCTACGCcagggaaggaaataaaatcctttcatttattttccatttaagcCTTCAGGGTTTTTCAAAgcagggaaggaaactgaggtgaAGGAATTGTAAGTAAGAATCTACATCTCTatctatattcatatatataccatatttatATCCAAATCTACATCATACACTTAAATGATACTTAAGAGCAATATTAAAAAGCAGAAGTCTCTATTTGTCTTGATTAGTCAATTTTCCATAAAGCAGTCAGTTcaatgcaacacacacacacacaagcaattTTGGAATGAAAAAGGTTATGCAAATATTCCTATGTGGTTTATGCATTTTTATAACTTAACCTCTACTGTGAATTCTCCATTCTACCTCATATCCACTAAATTTGTTTATAAATCACTTAACCAGGATTCAGAAGGACGTATCAGTTCAAGTATTTTTAGCCCCTATGTTActtcttatttaaaatgaaagcttaagcattccttttaaaaataacttacataTATCGCATTTAATTTCTGCTACTGTTGCTAGCATTTAGTACACAGTAAACTTTTTCTGGCATATGTGAAAAATGGTAAATCTAGGTAAAGAGatttaagataaaatatatttcactatAGTTCataatttcatttctctctgtgACAAGAGTCTTATCCAGGTTATTACATTTCTTCATTGTCATCATTATGAAATCATACTATTATTTAATTGGTAGGTCAGTGCTAATTCAATGGACATATTTTGAACACTGGACCcaatatctgtatatatacatattcacgTCCTTTACCTATGCATATGAAACGTTTACAAAAATTGACCACATATAAGGCCCTAAGGCAAGTCTCAACAAATCTGAAAGATTAAAATTATACAGAGCACGTTATCCAATCATAATAGAATTGAACAAAAATATGACAGAAGAGAACTAGAAAATcccaaatgtttgaaaattaaatgatacCCTTTTAAATAAATAGTGGTCAAAGAAGAGACCATAATGGAAATGGCAAAGTATATTGAATtcaatgataatgaaaatatggCTTATCAAAACTTTGGGATGTAGCAGTGTGTACACTTACACACATACATTAGAACAgggaaaaggtaaaaattaatgatataagAACCCAGCTTAAGAAGACAGAAGGAGAATAGCACACTAAATGCAAAGAAgctagagagaagaaaaaaataaacaaaataggagaaattaattaaatgaaaaacaaacatatattagGGGAAATTAACTTAGTCACAGTCTGCAAAACATTTTATAAGATCTGTGCAGTctttttggggtggggtggggtcagtGTAATCTTGATACCAAAATCTAACAGGGACATTATGACATTTTGACTAACCATAGGCCTTTTTTccttatgaacatagatgtaatTATTAGAAACTAAAAATATCAAACTTAACCCAGCAGTAtgttaaaagaaaaccaaaaaggatGATTACATTGTGATAAATTTGATTTTATTCCAGGAATGAAAAATTAGCTTAGTGTTGAAAAATCAGTGGATGaaccacttctgggtatacacccaaAGGAAACGAAAGCAGAGGACCAAAAAGACAAATTCACAGCAGCGTTATTCACCCCATAGCCAAAATtgatgaaataaagaaataaagcgAAAATACATAGGATTAACCAACAAtcaattatattgaaatataattagttaaaatgtaaaaaaaaattgatacagaAATAGATGTGCTTCGTACGAACATGTTAGGTATCAAGATTTAGTGGTGGGTTTAAACTGCATAGAAATTACCATCAAACTAGAAATGAATCATAATGATATTTTGAGATACCAGCAACTATTGTGTATTCAGATCTGTGGTTTTTATTACGACAAAGGTACAGATACTATGAACACTAAGGTGGCTTGTTCTTACCTTAATAATAGAAAGATATGCCACATTTCAGTGAGAAGTTAGTGAAAATAAGATGAAATTTCCCCCCAGGCAAGACCATGGATTACCCAAATCCTGTAAGCCTCTAATGCtcattttttacagtttttttacCAATGTGTTTTTCCACATATTTATTGGTATGTTGGTTGTTTCTACagtaaaaattacttatttttaattctatctATTTCATTACTGCTCCAATAAATCTGAGTTATATTTTATTCTGTctgaagtattttaatttttgttatatatatttatatatttatttttatattaataagaCCAAGGGCTGTATCGTATCATCAATTAAAATATACCAAGATTAAAAtgataacacctttattataGTGACTAAGTAATAATGACCTAAAAATCCACAATCTCAACTATTAGATATCTCTTtctagaaacagaagaaaatgtcaattttatgcaatatagcttttttttttgcacttttaacttattttatgaTTTCAGTGGAAGGGGATTCAataattttcccccaaatctgaGGTTCCTGttacctttatttattcattaggttttaatttttctcctagttttattaagatataattgacctaAAGCACTGTCCAAGTGTAAGGTGTACAGCGTGATGATTTTACTTACATACGTCATGAAacgatgaccacagtaagtttaatGAATATCTACATCTCAGTTAGATGCATCTCATCTATCTACATCTCATTCcttattaaagaaatagaaaaaagttttCCTTGTGATGCAgactcttaggatttactgtTAACAGCTTTCATATATAACGTATagcagtgttcattgtatttctCACGTTGTACATTATattcctagtacttatttatcttataacttgaagcttgtaccttttgaccgtcttcatccaattcccctttcCTCCAGtgcctgcctctggtaaccacaaatcggatcttttttttttatgagtttgtttgtttttgaagtataattgacctacagtactatgttagttcctaaaatgacaaaacaaatgaacaaacgtaACAAGAcggaaacacagaaaaagcaggtggttgccagaggggaggtgagtaagaggaggagagaaataggagggaaatgaagaggtacaaacttccagctgcaaAATAAACGAGTCacgggtatgaaatgtacagtgtggggaataccCTCAATAATCATgtagtatctttgtatggtgacagacggAAGCTAGATTTATcatgatgatcattttgaaatgtgtagAAACAGCCCATCACTATGTTGTGTGCCAGGAACTAACATGGTGCTGTGGGCCAGTTACACTGGCCCATATGAAATAGTGAGAGGAAGCAGTATGTTGTTGTCACATTCAGGACCATCGCATGCTACCCAGAGATGATCACTGTGGAGCCTCTGTTTTATATAGACATGGAGTTTAGACACAGAGCAGCCATGGGTTAAAGGAAAAGCAGAGGCCATTCTAGACCTGGCTGGGATACTGCAGAGCATTTTTGCTGGTAAAGATGAGAAAGGAGTCAGTTACCCACAAAGCATCCACATATCCCAGACAATCTCTCATAAGCACCATTCCACTGAGGCAcattttgagattttcttttctatcagGGGCTGCTTATCCAATAAACTCAAAGTGTTGATTGCCCTGATTTCCAAATTCAGGCATATTTCCTGTTAAGTTGACCTACTTCGCTTGCCTTTGGGACATTATTACCTGATTAGGAATGTGCCCACTAAAATCCGAAGTAACACGTGCCATGTCCTGCATCACAGAGTGTGTGACTAAGCTGTTCCAAGATGCCTACTTTAAAGGAGGAGACCTCAGCGTTACCTTCACGCCAAGCGCCACTCACTGCCAGATGGTCTGCACCCACCATCCACGGTGTTTGCTCTTCACTTTTCTGGCTGACTCAGCAGCTGAAGATCCTACCAAATGGTAAATGTTTGCTTTTCTACATGGAAGAAATAGATTTTACACGACAATTCCCTGCAATAAATTGCCACCTACCATTTTGTAGAATTCAGTGTTAACAACTGGAAGATACATTGTCCTTTGATTGAAATATTAATGATTACAGAAATAAGACAGTTTTAGGCAGAGTGGGTGGAACAATGTGCCCCCTCCTGTGGACTTTGCAGCCTCTCGTGCTCTGGACACTGACGCTTCCTCTCTTATTTCTCTCTACTTTTATGCCCCTAATCATCTTGTTCTTTGCTTTTCAACTGGCTATTGATATTTGATATTAAACTGGTACTTTCCCTCcattattttattagaaaaaatcCACTATTTATCTAGGTAATTTGAAAGAATAGTACAATGATTCTCTGTCACCACCAAGAATTTCTGCCTCTTCTGCCTTCCCTATCTGTGTATGGGTAGATGTCTCACCATTTGAAATAACTGGAAACCATCATGACACTTCACCTCTAAATATTTCAACATACATTATTCCTACACAAAAGACGTTACAAATTTCACAAGAATCCCTTTATAGCATCTCAACTGTCCCCCAAATGTAATGTATAACTATTAACCGGAGTCTTATCAAGATTCACAAATTGCATTTAGTGGTTTGGTCTCTAtagtcatattttaaaacattttaggaCATTCCACCCACCACTTCTGTTTTCATATTGAACTTGAAAATTTAATAATGAAGTTTTACTGCAGAATGAAGTTATCAACATCTTTGTGCGTTATTGCTGCACATTTACATAGTGCCCTAAACTTACAAAATTTGCTATTCTAGAATCTAtaacaggggttggcaaactttttcttaataAGGCAGAGAGTAAATATGGGTGGGTCCTGAGGCAAAATCAGGGATATTATATAAATACTTATATAATCATTTAGAATGTaatcattaaaaatacagaaagcatTCTTAGCTCATGAACCATACAGAAAACGGCAGTGAACTGCACTTGACATCAGGTCATAGTTCACACACTCCTGTTTTCTGTTAAGAAGGAACATCATGATCTTTTAAATGTCGGGATGTTGGGatgaaaaacaaactcacagtcttgctaagaaaatatttgttttggtATGAGAtagtgtttttcctttccattgACTCTCTGTGGGCTGACTTTTAAGACCcgttattttaaaaactacatctTCATCCAGGaatgttctgtttttaaaaaaacaggtttACTTGCATCCTGAAAGACAGTGTTACAGAAACCCTGCCAATGGTGAACAGGACAGGAGCAATTTCTGGATATTCTTTCAAGCAGTGCTCACACCAAATAAGTGGTAACATATCTTACTAGAATTGATATATATGAGTTTTTGTGATGTGTACATGCAGTTACATCAAGTGTGGACTTATGGCTATGAAATAGAGTTTCCTAATAACATTCTTTTTGTGTAGAGTAAAAACGCGCATACATGCATGTCCCCCCCATCCCATTATACAAGTTCATTAAAATCTATCTCGTAGGATCTTCTGACTATGTCAgttcatcattcatttattttatttctccttcccaGCTTAAGGTTTTATATGAAAGTCCTTATTAAACATATTAATTCAAATCAACGGAAGCAACTATAAAGGTTGAGATGACACTTGTCTTGATAGTGAAACAGATACGTGAAAAGGTTAATTAGCCAATCAATCAGTGGAGTTAAGGAGACTAGAGAGGCCAgctcataaaacagaaacagaaatttacAAGTCTACCATTGCTGCTGTGTAAGAAGGACATCAGCTCTCTCTTCCACATGAGAGCAGCAATTAAGCAGATTTAAATAAACCTAAAGGAGGTCTGAGCAAAAGTCCGTGAAAGTTGAAAGAGTAAGTCTGGAGGGACAGTTGCTAAGGTAGAACTATCAGCCTTGACCCTGGAGTCTGGAAGACaaccatactttctgattttatttccaGCTTGCAACAGAAATGTTTATGTGAACCTAGACATGAAAGGCATGAACTATAACAGCTCTATGACCAAGAGTGCTCAGGAATGCCAAGAGAGATGCACGAACGACATGCACTGTCACTTTTTTACATTTGCAACAAGGCACTTCCCAAGCGTACAGCATCGGTGAGTGAGCTGTTGACTCAGCCTGGGGGACCCTTAGGTGATcagatggaaaacaaaatgggattcattaattttttttcatcaacTTGAtgccaaaatttatttttaccccTTACAAGACAATTCTATCATAAGTGTTCACAGTTTTCCTGatggaaaatgcattttaaagtcCAACTTGGATGCATTTCACTTTATAGCACAGAGTCTGTCTTTTAACGATACTTATAAAAAATGCTTCATTCATTTCCTAGTTAATCTATAGAGTGctacatttttaaactggcaatCTTGAAACACATAAACAATGAGTCTGACTGTTCCATTCCCAGCCTAAAGGATGCTACAGTTTGAACCTgcagaatcaaaaagaaaaacctaCTCAGATATCCTTCGACATAACAGTTCCCCTCTTGAGACAGAAACTGAAGcccatgtgaaatattttaaaacctatctCCTCCTGGATTTTGAAATATTCCAGGGATAAATCTGTTGTGTAAGAATATAAAAAGATCTGATCTGTAAGAGCTTAATCTGTTAtctcctaaaaatatttttagggaaaatatcattaacttttaaatttagaaatatttgagaTATTCCAGATTTGTGTAGTAAACTATACTTATCTGACATCCAACAATGAAAGGAAAGTTCAAGTGACTAATATTTGGATTTTAATCTTCTGCGCTACACATTCACAGAAAGGAGATGAGTGGAAATAGAGCATCAAAGATTTATTCAAAGAATAGCAATGATAACACAAAATGAAATCCTCAGATTGATCATTAAACTTTCCTGGCTTGTCTTTAGCTCAGCTCACACTACacttttttacatattttacgTCTAAGACTCAACACAATGTGAACAGCAAGCCAGGAAATCAGGAGTTGTGAGGcattattaaaaagttaaaatgaaaaaaaaaaaaaaagttgacagaATTGACAGGACCACCCACTCCTGGTGGAGCTAGGACGCGAGACCAGCTGTCCAGCCTCTCAGCTCAATGCTTTTCAGAGCAATTCTTTAGCTAAAATGCCCAGACGTCTCTAAACGGGAATTTCTTATTAtcttatgttttttttccctacctGCATTTGGAgggataaaatatttttccatttgtgtctCTATTCAGTAACGTTTGCCTACTGAAGTACACCCAAACGGGGACACCAACCAGCATAACGAAGCTCGGGCACGTGGTGTCTGGATTTTCACTGAAGTCCTGTGCACGTTCGAATCTGGGTAACTGTTATTTCCTTACTGAGGTGGGTCAGCCGTTACATAGCAGGGGCTGGAGATACATACGATGGGCCTAACTGAGAGTACCAGTTTGTGCTCGCTGATGGAATGGACCCAGTGATCTTTTAACCTTCTCCATGTGAAAAATTTCATTATGTTCTGAATGATTAAAGCTTATATTTGAATTTAAAGCTTCAGttatcctaatttttaaaatgtaaataatcttGGGAAAAACACACGTTTGAACAGTTACTATTAAGACTTTAGTGCAATtttgggttcacagcaaaactggggGGAAGGTATACAGATTTCCTACATCCTCCCTGCCCAGACAGGCAGAGTCTTCCTCCGCTGtcagcatcccccaccagagtggtacctttGTCACAACTGCTGttacctacactgacacatcgtACTCACCCAAAGCCCATGGTTTACATTATGGCTCACTCTTGGAGTTGTACATtgtgtgggtttggacaaatgtatactGGCATGTTTCCCTCGTTAGAGTATCATTCAGAGtgttttcactgccttaaaattcCTCTATGTTCTGCCTGTACAAACCTCCCTCATCCTCCAACTAACTTTTTACATGGAATTTACAAACACCATGACTGGGACTTTACTGATGCTACTGGTGAACTGATTTCCTGAATACAGTTTCCTCTGTCGTGCAGCTTGTATTCGGGACATTTTCCCTCAAACAGTGTTTGCAGACAGCAACGTTGACGGGGTCATGGCTCCAGATGCCTTTGTCTGTCGCAGCATTTGTACTCACCACCCCAGCTGTTTGTTTTTCACCTTCTTTTCTCAAGAATGGCCAACAGAATCCGAAAGGTAGGGAGCTAAGATTGTGTTGTGTGTTCGCTTTTAAGACCGTTGATCAAAAGCCATCATTAGAAATTCTGAGCAGCTACAAATTTCATCTAAATGCCTGTCTAGGATTGATCAAAGTTGCCAAGAAGAattcccagctcctccctcttTCCATTCCCCACCCACTTGACACGAAGCCAGTGTTACCCAGGACTCTTGCTTTTCCTTAGGTCAGGGAGGTCTCTGCCTTCAGCAAAGGGAGAGTTCTAGTTCTGAACGGAATGAAGAAAATAAGGAACAGTCAGTCAGTAAGAGGCATCTTAGTCCAATGCCTGGTTTAAGATAATTGAACCTGGAGCAGAAAGAGGTGGAAATATCAGTGACACATTAAATCCGAAGtcggaggtgggtgggtggaaaAGAAGGCCTTCATCAACAGAACGGGGAGTGATGGTGGAGGGAGAGCTGAGAACCGAGATCCTGTTTCCCTACTGTTGGGTATTAACACAGGAAACCATAATAAAGCACAAGAAAGTTCTATGCTCGTCAAAGGGAAGTTTGCTGGGGTTGCTGCCCCTCATTAACAAGattcacttaaaaaagaaaaaaattcgaTGGTTAAGTCTGCTTGAAAATCAAGATTCTGTATGTTCCCTGAATCTGAACCCTCAGAGCTCTGGGCATTTGTTTGTCACGGCTCACTGTTGGGGAGAGTGTTCCCCAGATCAACCTAGCCCAGGTAAGCCCTTGAGTTGCTGCCCATCAGgcaagacttctttttttttttttttttttaattcagtggaGACATAATTCCAGAAATACTAGGTTTGCCACATGAAAAGATATCTGTTACTTTCAGATATCTGTTATCCACATGCAGGGATACCATTAATGAACTAAATAGATAAAAACCTTGTGCTGCTTGGACTAGAGTGGAAGTAAAAGAGAAGTGATCAGATTGGGATATATTGTCAGCGTAGAGCCGATAAGAGCTGCTTACGGACTGGATGCTGGCTAGCAAGGGAAAGGTCAGTGAGAGCGCCAAGATTTTGGGTCCAAGAAAATTGGAAGGATGGAAATGCCAATGAAGGGGCAGATTTCCTGAGGAGCTGACTTCAAGAGGGGGGAGATGCCTGGTAGACGTCCAGAGGGAAAGGATGAATTGTCAAGTAGACAGAGAAGTCTGGAATTAAGAAGAAAGGCTTATGCTGTAGATCCGTGTTTGGGTGTCACCAGCATACAGCTGGCAATGAATGCTATTGAAACTGTGAGATATCAAAGGATTGAACCCAGTCAGAGAAGACAGGAGGTCAAAGATGGAGCCTTGATGCATTATAAATTTCAGAACTTAGAACGATGCCTTTGTAATGTGTTCTTTTGTCTTAATCacagctctttttctttttcattccttttataaAATTCCCAGTCACTACTGACGCATCTGATCCTCATTATGGGGTGACAGAGGAACGTGGGGGTTAGACGCCGAGACTTGGCatcttacatttaaattaatgaatattaaatacaactattaaataaaacaagattCACTTCCTTGGCTGTCTTCGCCACATTTCAGGGACTCAGCACATGGCTGGCTAGTGGCTGTTGTACTGGCTGGCAGAGACgtggaatatttccatcactgcagaaaattCTGTCAGACTGCGCTGCTCCAGGCTGTGACTGGGTGCTAATTAGGAGAAGTTGCTTCCTCCCGGGAAGGTGCCGCCTGGGTGCGGAGCCTGTCCTGGATTTTGTTGACCCCCGTCTAAGCTTACAGCAACTCTGGGTCACAGATTTCTAGGTAGCACGAAAATTCTTGAATCTCTGAGATGGGCTGGAAGAGTTGAGAGAAAGGAAGTGAGTCAGGAAGGTGCCAGGAACACCGACAACAGAGCAGGCTCAGACAATCTGTATGGAAGCAGGCGGTTTAGTTTGGAACATCCGTCTGCCACCTATGAACCATGGAGCCTGACTCAGACTCAGCCATTTACGAAGAGTACTTTCAAAATGGGAGCATCTTCCCTGTGAAATGCCAACATGAGCTGACGTCCGTACCTGCTGAAaaagtgtttttgtgtgtgtgtgtgtggtatactTTATATGATCTATCTATATTTCCCTTTTTGTCCTTTAGAAATCTTTGTCTCCTTAAGACTTCTAAAAGTGGCTTGCCAAGCACGCGCATTAGGAGGAACAAAGCTCTTTCTGGCTTTAGTCTTCAGAGCTGCAGGCACAGCATCCCAGGTAAACGATGCTGCTCTTTCTTCTGAGGAGCTCGGCAGGTGGGAGCTAAGGTTCTGTGTCTCGTGTCTCATATGTGCTCTGCTGTCCAGTGTTCTGTCACTCTTCATTCTACCATGACACTGACTTCTTGGGAGAAGAACTGGACATTGTGGATGTGCCTGGGCACGAAGCCTGCCAGAAAGCATGTACCAACACCATCCGCTGCCAATTTTTTACCTATTCTCCATCTCAAGAATCTTGCAACGGAGAGGGGTAAGATATGGGATGAGTTACATCCATGCTCCTGTCCTGTCTCGTTCAGGGGGCCTCATGTTTATGTCATTTTGTTTCCAACCTGCAGGGGTAAATGTTACTTAAAACTTTCTTCAAATGGATCGCCAACTAAAATACTTCGTGGGAGAGGAAGCATCTCTGGATATACATTAAGGTTATGTAAAATGGATAATGGTGAGTTTAATGTCACTTGAAAAACATACATCTGAAGGAGTTCTTTTACACCAAATATGTCATCACGAAGAGAGTCAATAATAGCCACAGAGGGCAATTAGTAAAATAATGAAGTTAGAAgcaattttccattatttttagtGTTATCACCCCAGCTGACCATGTTTTAAAGGTAAATACTGGGTCTTGACTAACTCTGTGTTGCCTGGTATTAATCaactgtgtgttttaatttgaCACGTTTATAAAACTGGTATTTCCTGGTGAGACGGGCTCAGCCAGTACTTTTATGTCTGATTCTTGTTATCAAGGTCAATGATCTTTCTTATTATCCTTTGTAATTGAAGTATCATCCAGCATCTTGGTTAATCagattattcattttctttctattgGCTGTTACCTGATCTTATTGAAATACATTTCCAATACACTTGTAAAATTAGGTATCTATTCAAGAAATACTCAAGTATTCTCCAGTGTTTCTAGATTTCCTTTAGATTTCCTGCAAGTGTTCTGCATACTTACGAACATTAGAAAATGCTACAGTAAAACCTTATTAATTTGTAACAATGAGTATGGTAGGGTGGAGATAAGATTATCTATATCAAACAAGACCTATAATAGTATAAAAATTACAATACACATCAGGTCAGCAGTACTTCCCTTCCACTGGCCAGTTTCTGAGCATTAGTGACAAAAAATGGTTTGCAGGCCAATGACATTGTCCAAGGGATGGCACAGGACAGAGCCTAATACATAAACTCTTCCCTAAATTATTCTAATGACCGATTATGACTTTAGTATTCGCTGATTTACATACACTACATGTTTTTAGACATTTATTGCTTAATGTCCAATATTATAATGTGGTCTAAATTAACTTGCAACTAAGATTTAATGAGTGAAATGGAAGTGATAATTATGCTATGTAATAGGTTTCAAAGTATAAAAATCTTATGTATGAGATATATTGGCTCCACTGAGAGGTAACTAAATCCTTAACTTCTGAGAACTTGTTTTGTAGAACATGCAGTATTATACTGTGTCCAATATGAACATCCTGGCCAGGAAATTATGCCTTCCTAGAGCTTAGAGGGGGTCAGGTGGGAATCTTTGGAAGGCTTGAGCTTCTTTTAAAAGATAGTTAAGTTGTATCTCAGACAACCTCTGTTTTTCTTACAATAAATGTACCTAAGAGAAGAAGGCGTGTTTACAATAATTCTATTGTCTTAGTGCCACTAATGCAATAGAAAGGATGCAGCAAATTTTGTTAGTGGCACTGACATAGTTTAGAAAACAGGAACCAACACTTATACCTTAAATTTCAGAatccactccccaccctccttccttcaTTATGCTTTTCTCTAATGAATCTATGGACTCTGGCCTCTAGAGGTTACAGAATATATCAGGAATAGACTGAGAGCTAAAGCAGAAAATataagacaaaggaaaataaaatcttatgTCTTTTTAGTGCACCTTCTGAAATAAGTGAAACTGATAATTAGGTATTGCTGCACTATATTGGATGAAACAATCCCCTAATAGGAGAGGGACTGTCGAACTGAGATGTTTATCATATCTTGTACTGTCATTAGTCTACAATATAACTTAACTTTCTGTAGACACAGAGCAATTGCCATCAAAAGAACCATCTCTTAACACAAAGAACATCTCATAAGGCTAAACACAGGTATTTTCAGCATTTTGTTTGAGCTGAGAAACCAAATAGAATGAACACCAAGACCTGTAACTCATCCTTAATAAGGTCTTTACTGAGTTGTTCCTAACATGTATTAGTTACTGCTAACTTATTAATTTTCCTAAGCTTTGCCTTTTATGGCCACTTCCCAGCTTGCAAATTACAAGGGCTTTCCAGTAATTCCAGAATATAGTCAAACTCTTCAAAACAGTCCTCTGAAACTAATCTCCACCCTTTAGACTCTCAAATGAGAACTCTCTTCTAGCATATTGATAGTCCTGTTCAGGCATTCACAGACACATCGTGCTTGTTTCCACTTCAGCTTGCCACCAGCTCATGTTTCCTTTAAAACTCAttatcctgtcctttcttctaTTTGAAATCCGCCCCAGAATCACACATCCTTTTCCTGTTGAGGAAAGAAAGGCCTAGAGAGGTTGTTTTATGCTGACAAAACTAGTGAGGGGAGCATCTAGGACTTGGCTTTTGGCCAGTGACTCTTCTGTTAACCTCACACCACGTCACGCTCCACCTGTGTCTAAGGACGATGGAGCATCCCTGATCCACTGAGCCCTGCTGTTCTCAGTATGGTCTTGGGCATAGCACCTTggcatcacctgagagcttgcTGGAAAGAATTTCAGGCCCTGCCActgactgaatcagaatctgcatttcataAGCTAACCAGGTGATCCACATGCATATTAAGACAGGAGAAGCATTGGTCTAGAGAAATGCCGTCTGTGATCGCCTCACTCCTTTTCTATTGAGGTTACTGGGGCAGGTTTGGCCAAGGCTCCAACCGGGAGGGTGGGTTCTTGTGTTTGGCATCCCAGGAAGTAGAAGGAGA contains:
- the F11 gene encoding coagulation factor XI isoform X3 yields the protein MPTLKEETSALPSRQAPLTARWSAPTIHGVCSSLFWLTQQLKILPNACNRNVYVNLDMKGMNYNSSMTKSAQECQERCTNDMHCHFFTFATRHFPSVQHRNVCLLKYTQTGTPTSITKLGHVVSGFSLKSCARSNLACIRDIFPQTVFADSNVDGVMAPDAFVCRSICTHHPSCLFFTFFSQEWPTESERNLCLLKTSKSGLPSTRIRRNKALSGFSLQSCRHSIPVFCHSSFYHDTDFLGEELDIVDVPGHEACQKACTNTIRCQFFTYSPSQESCNGEGGKCYLKLSSNGSPTKILRGRGSISGYTLRLCKMDNACTTKIKPRIVGGTESVHGEWPWQITLHITSPTQRHLCGGSIIGNQWILTAAHCFNEVESPKVLRVYSGILNQSEIKEDTSFFGVQEIIIHDHYEMAESGYDIALLKLETTMNYTDFQRPICLPSKGDRNVMYTDCWVTGWGYRKLRDRIQNTLQKAKIPLVTNEECQAGYRGHKITKKMICAGYKEGGKDACKGDSGGPLSCKHKEVWHLVGITSWGEGCAQRERPGVYTNVIEHVDWILEKTQAA
- the F11 gene encoding coagulation factor XI isoform X2, whose amino-acid sequence is MVCTHHPRCLLFTFLADSAAEDPTKWFTCILKDSVTETLPMVNRTGAISGYSFKQCSHQISACNRNVYVNLDMKGMNYNSSMTKSAQECQERCTNDMHCHFFTFATRHFPSVQHRNVCLLKYTQTGTPTSITKLGHVVSGFSLKSCARSNLACIRDIFPQTVFADSNVDGVMAPDAFVCRSICTHHPSCLFFTFFSQEWPTESERNLCLLKTSKSGLPSTRIRRNKALSGFSLQSCRHSIPVFCHSSFYHDTDFLGEELDIVDVPGHEACQKACTNTIRCQFFTYSPSQESCNGEGGKCYLKLSSNGSPTKILRGRGSISGYTLRLCKMDNACTTKIKPRIVGGTESVHGEWPWQITLHITSPTQRHLCGGSIIGNQWILTAAHCFNEVESPKVLRVYSGILNQSEIKEDTSFFGVQEIIIHDHYEMAESGYDIALLKLETTMNYTDFQRPICLPSKGDRNVMYTDCWVTGWGYRKLRDRIQNTLQKAKIPLVTNEECQAGYRGHKITKKMICAGYKEGGKDACKGDSGGPLSCKHKEVWHLVGITSWGEGCAQRERPGVYTNVIEHVDWILEKTQAA
- the F11 gene encoding coagulation factor XI isoform X1, whose amino-acid sequence is MILFYEMVHFILFASVSGECVTKLFQDAYFKGGDLSVTFTPSATHCQMVCTHHPRCLLFTFLADSAAEDPTKWFTCILKDSVTETLPMVNRTGAISGYSFKQCSHQISACNRNVYVNLDMKGMNYNSSMTKSAQECQERCTNDMHCHFFTFATRHFPSVQHRNVCLLKYTQTGTPTSITKLGHVVSGFSLKSCARSNLACIRDIFPQTVFADSNVDGVMAPDAFVCRSICTHHPSCLFFTFFSQEWPTESERNLCLLKTSKSGLPSTRIRRNKALSGFSLQSCRHSIPVFCHSSFYHDTDFLGEELDIVDVPGHEACQKACTNTIRCQFFTYSPSQESCNGEGGKCYLKLSSNGSPTKILRGRGSISGYTLRLCKMDNACTTKIKPRIVGGTESVHGEWPWQITLHITSPTQRHLCGGSIIGNQWILTAAHCFNEVESPKVLRVYSGILNQSEIKEDTSFFGVQEIIIHDHYEMAESGYDIALLKLETTMNYTDFQRPICLPSKGDRNVMYTDCWVTGWGYRKLRDRIQNTLQKAKIPLVTNEECQAGYRGHKITKKMICAGYKEGGKDACKGDSGGPLSCKHKEVWHLVGITSWGEGCAQRERPGVYTNVIEHVDWILEKTQAA